A genomic segment from Klebsiella africana encodes:
- the fadJ gene encoding fatty acid oxidation complex subunit alpha FadJ, with the protein MDTVSAFKLEVRADKVAVITIDAPGEKMNTLKAEFGSQVRGLIRQVRDDKSVRGVVFISAKADNFIAGADINMIARCRSAQEAEGLARQGQQIMAEIHGLSIPVIAAIHGACLGGGLELALACHGRICSDDEKTRLGLPEVQLGLLPGSGGTQRLPRLIGVSTALDMMLTGKQLRPRQALKAGLVDEVVPQAILLQAAVELALKGRPSSREVPVRERVLAGPLGRHLLFQFVGKQTQRKTQGNYPAVKRILQVVENGLAHGCSSGYAEEARAFGELAMTPQSQALRSIFFASTDLKKDRGAEADPGPLRSVAVLGGGLMGGGIAYVTACKGGLPVRIKDIQPRGINHALKYSWDLLNKQVRQRRLRPAERDRQLALISGTTDYQGFAHRDVVIEAVFEDLALKQRMVSEVEQNGGPQTIFASNTSSLPIGDIAAHASRPGRVIGLHFFSPVEKMPLVEVIPHKGTDPQTIATVVQLAKRQGKTPIVVADKAGFYVNRILAPYINEAMRLLVEGEPVEVIDNALVKFGFPVGPIQLLDEVGIDTGTKIIPVLESAFGERFSPPANIIDAILKDDRKGRKNNRGFYLYETKGRKSKKRPDPAVYSLLGIDRPQSRLSVQQVAERCVMMMLNEAARCFDEQIIRSARDGDIGAVFGIGFPPFLGGPFRYMDTIGAGEVAAILQRLAAQYGPRFTPCDTLLRMAEQGTTFWPADERLT; encoded by the coding sequence ATGGATACTGTTTCCGCTTTTAAGCTTGAGGTCCGTGCGGACAAAGTCGCGGTGATCACCATTGATGCCCCGGGTGAGAAAATGAATACCCTGAAAGCTGAGTTTGGCAGTCAGGTGCGGGGGCTGATACGTCAGGTCCGTGATGATAAGTCGGTACGCGGCGTGGTGTTTATCTCCGCCAAAGCGGATAACTTTATCGCCGGCGCTGATATCAACATGATTGCCCGCTGCCGCAGCGCGCAGGAGGCGGAAGGGCTGGCGCGCCAGGGACAGCAGATTATGGCTGAGATCCATGGCCTGTCGATCCCGGTGATTGCCGCCATCCACGGCGCCTGCCTCGGCGGCGGTCTGGAGCTGGCGCTGGCCTGCCACGGCCGTATCTGTAGCGATGACGAAAAAACCCGGCTCGGCTTGCCGGAGGTACAGCTTGGCCTGCTGCCGGGTTCCGGCGGGACGCAGCGTTTACCGCGACTGATCGGGGTCAGCACCGCGCTGGATATGATGCTGACCGGCAAGCAGCTGCGGCCGCGGCAGGCGCTGAAGGCTGGCCTGGTAGACGAGGTGGTGCCGCAGGCGATTTTACTGCAGGCGGCGGTGGAGCTGGCGCTGAAGGGGCGCCCGTCCAGCCGCGAGGTACCTGTTCGCGAACGCGTACTGGCAGGGCCCCTGGGGCGCCATCTGTTATTCCAGTTTGTCGGCAAACAAACGCAGCGCAAGACTCAGGGGAATTACCCGGCGGTGAAGCGAATTTTGCAGGTCGTCGAGAATGGCCTGGCCCACGGCTGCAGCAGCGGTTACGCCGAAGAGGCGCGCGCATTTGGTGAACTGGCGATGACCCCGCAGTCGCAGGCGCTTCGCTCAATCTTCTTTGCCAGTACCGATCTGAAAAAAGATCGTGGCGCCGAAGCAGATCCCGGTCCGCTGAGAAGCGTTGCTGTGCTGGGCGGCGGCCTGATGGGCGGGGGGATCGCCTATGTGACCGCCTGTAAGGGCGGGCTGCCGGTGCGGATTAAAGATATCCAGCCGCGTGGCATCAATCACGCCTTAAAGTACAGCTGGGATCTGCTGAATAAACAGGTTCGCCAGCGTCGATTGCGCCCAGCGGAGCGCGATCGTCAGCTGGCGCTGATCTCCGGCACTACCGACTATCAGGGCTTTGCTCATCGCGATGTGGTGATCGAGGCGGTATTTGAAGACCTGGCGCTGAAACAGCGGATGGTCAGTGAAGTGGAGCAAAACGGCGGGCCGCAGACTATCTTTGCCTCGAACACCTCGTCGTTACCGATAGGCGATATTGCCGCCCATGCCAGCCGTCCGGGACGGGTAATCGGCTTGCACTTTTTCAGTCCAGTGGAAAAAATGCCGCTGGTGGAAGTAATCCCGCATAAGGGAACCGACCCGCAGACTATCGCCACCGTGGTGCAGTTGGCTAAACGGCAGGGGAAAACGCCGATTGTTGTCGCAGATAAAGCGGGCTTCTATGTGAACCGCATCCTCGCCCCATATATCAATGAAGCGATGCGCCTGCTGGTGGAAGGCGAACCGGTTGAAGTCATTGATAACGCGTTGGTTAAATTCGGTTTCCCGGTGGGGCCGATTCAGCTGCTGGATGAGGTGGGTATCGATACCGGCACCAAAATTATCCCCGTGCTGGAGAGCGCGTTTGGAGAACGTTTTAGCCCGCCTGCAAACATCATTGACGCGATTTTGAAGGACGATCGCAAAGGTAGAAAAAATAATCGTGGTTTCTATCTTTATGAGACAAAAGGGCGTAAAAGCAAAAAACGGCCCGACCCGGCAGTCTATTCGCTGCTCGGCATCGACCGCCCGCAGTCGCGCCTCTCCGTGCAGCAGGTGGCGGAGCGCTGTGTGATGATGATGCTTAACGAGGCGGCGCGCTGCTTTGATGAGCAGATTATCCGTAGCGCGCGCGATGGCGATATCGGCGCCGTCTTTGGTATAGGGTTTCCGCCATTTCTTGGCGGCCCGTTCCGGTATATGGATACTATCGGCGCGGGTGAAGTTGCCGCGATCCTGCAGCGCCTGGCCGCCCAGTACGGCCCACGTTTTACACCCTGTGACACTTTATTACGCATGGCCGAACAGGGGACCACCTTTTGGCCAGCGGATGAACGGCTGACCTAA
- the sixA gene encoding phosphohistidine phosphatase SixA — translation MQVFIMRHGDAALDAASDSVRPLTVCGCDESRQMATWLKGQKVDIERVLVSPYLRAEQTLDIVGECMNLPKHVDVMPELTPCGDVGMVSAYLQALANEGVATALVVSHLPLVGYLVSELCPGETPPMFTTSAIACVTLDADGKGEFLWQKSPCNLKMANAI, via the coding sequence ATGCAAGTTTTTATTATGCGTCACGGCGACGCTGCCCTCGATGCAGCCAGTGACTCGGTTCGTCCATTAACCGTATGTGGTTGTGATGAGTCTCGTCAGATGGCAACCTGGCTGAAAGGTCAAAAAGTGGATATTGAGCGCGTTCTTGTCAGTCCCTATCTGCGTGCGGAACAGACGCTGGATATTGTTGGGGAGTGCATGAACCTGCCAAAACATGTCGACGTGATGCCGGAGCTCACGCCGTGCGGCGATGTGGGAATGGTGAGCGCCTATCTGCAGGCGCTGGCGAATGAAGGCGTGGCGACGGCGCTGGTCGTCTCTCACCTGCCGCTGGTGGGGTATCTGGTCTCAGAGCTGTGTCCGGGGGAAACGCCCCCGATGTTCACCACCTCGGCTATCGCCTGCGTGACGCTGGATGCCGACGGCAAAGGTGAGTTCCTTTGGCAGAAAAGCCCCTGCAACCTCAAGATGGCCAACGCCATCTAA
- the smrB gene encoding endonuclease SmrB translates to MKKKTSLSEEDQALFRQLMTGTRKIKQDTIVHRPQRKKITEVAPKRLLQEQVDNSHYFSDEFQPLLNTEGSTKYVRPDVSHFELKKLRRGDYSPELFLDLHGLTQQQAKQELGALIAACRREHVFCACVMHGHGKHILKQQTPLWLAQHPHIMAFHQAPKEYGGDAALLILIEVEEWQPPELP, encoded by the coding sequence ATGAAAAAGAAGACATCGCTAAGCGAGGAGGATCAGGCGCTGTTCCGTCAGCTGATGACCGGCACGCGAAAGATCAAACAGGACACCATCGTTCACCGCCCGCAGCGCAAGAAAATTACCGAGGTTGCTCCTAAGCGTTTGCTGCAGGAACAGGTCGATAACAGCCACTATTTCTCTGATGAGTTTCAGCCGCTACTGAATACCGAAGGCTCGACGAAATATGTCCGCCCTGACGTCAGCCATTTTGAGCTGAAAAAGCTGCGCCGTGGAGATTATTCGCCGGAACTGTTTCTCGATCTGCATGGGCTCACCCAGCAGCAGGCCAAACAGGAACTGGGGGCACTGATTGCCGCCTGCCGCCGCGAGCATGTATTTTGCGCCTGCGTGATGCACGGGCACGGGAAACACATCCTCAAACAACAAACCCCGCTGTGGCTGGCGCAACACCCACATATTATGGCGTTTCATCAGGCGCCAAAAGAGTACGGCGGTGACGCCGCACTGCTGATACTGATTGAGGTCGAGGAGTGGCAACCGCCGGAGCTGCCGTAA
- the prmB gene encoding 50S ribosomal protein L3 N(5)-glutamine methyltransferase, with the protein MDKIFVDEAVNELHTIQDMLRWSVSRFSAANIWYGHGTNNPWDEAVQLVLPSLYLPLDIPEDMRTARLTSSEKHRIVERVIRRVNERIPVAYLTNKAWFCGHEFYVDERVLVPRSPIGELINNQFAGLINHKPQHILDMCTGSGCIAIACAYAFPEAEVDAVDISPDALAVAEHNVESHGLIHHVTPIRSDLFRDLPKLQYDLIVTNPPYVDEEDMADLPEEYEHEPVLGLASGSDGLKLTRRILGNAPDYLSDDGILICEVGNSMVHLMEQYPDVPFTWLEFDNGGDGVFMLTKQQLIDARAHFGIYKD; encoded by the coding sequence GTGGATAAAATTTTTGTTGATGAGGCAGTCAATGAGCTGCATACCATTCAGGACATGCTGCGCTGGTCGGTAAGCCGTTTCAGCGCTGCTAATATCTGGTACGGTCACGGCACTAATAACCCGTGGGACGAGGCGGTACAGCTGGTGCTGCCGTCGCTGTATCTGCCGCTGGATATCCCGGAAGACATGCGCACTGCGCGCCTGACCTCCAGCGAGAAACACCGCATTGTAGAGCGGGTGATCCGCCGCGTGAACGAGCGTATTCCCGTCGCCTATCTGACCAACAAAGCGTGGTTCTGCGGCCATGAGTTTTACGTTGATGAGCGGGTGCTGGTGCCGCGCTCCCCGATTGGCGAACTGATCAATAACCAGTTTGCCGGGCTGATTAACCATAAGCCGCAGCATATCCTTGATATGTGCACTGGCAGCGGCTGCATCGCCATCGCCTGCGCCTATGCCTTCCCGGAGGCGGAAGTTGATGCGGTGGATATTTCCCCGGACGCACTGGCCGTCGCCGAGCACAACGTGGAGTCCCACGGCCTGATCCATCATGTGACGCCGATCCGTTCCGACCTGTTCCGCGATCTGCCGAAGCTGCAGTACGATCTGATCGTCACCAATCCGCCGTATGTCGATGAAGAGGATATGGCCGATCTGCCGGAAGAGTATGAGCACGAGCCGGTGCTGGGTCTGGCCTCCGGAAGCGATGGTCTGAAGCTAACGCGCCGTATCCTCGGCAACGCGCCGGATTATCTCAGCGACGACGGAATTCTGATTTGTGAAGTCGGTAACAGCATGGTACATCTGATGGAGCAGTATCCGGACGTGCCGTTTACCTGGCTTGAGTTTGATAACGGCGGCGACGGGGTCTTCATGCTGACCAAACAGCAGCTAATTGACGCCCGTGCGCACTTCGGTATTTATAAAGACTAA
- the aroC gene encoding chorismate synthase, with the protein MAGNTIGQLFRVTTFGESHGLALGCIVDGVPPGIPLTEADLQHDLDRRRPGTSRYTTQRREPDQVKILSGVFEGVTTGTSIGLLIENTDQRSQDYGAIKDLFRPGHADYTYEQKYGLRDYRGGGRSSARETAMRVAAGAIAKKFLAAKFGIVIRGCLTQMGDIPLAIKDWDQVEQNPFFCPDPDKIDALDELMRGLKKEGDSIGAKVTVVADGVPPGLGEPVFDRLDADIAHALMSINAVKGVEIGDGFEVVKLRGSENRDEITKAGFQSNHAGGILGGISSGQQIVANIALKPTSSITVPGHTINRFGEEVEMITKGRHDPCVGIRAVPIAEAMLAIVLMDHFMRQRAQNGDVTTTIPRW; encoded by the coding sequence ATGGCAGGAAATACAATTGGACAACTCTTTCGCGTCACTACCTTCGGCGAATCGCACGGCCTGGCGCTGGGCTGCATCGTTGACGGTGTGCCGCCGGGCATCCCGCTGACCGAAGCCGACCTGCAGCACGACCTCGATCGTCGTCGCCCGGGCACCTCGCGTTACACCACGCAGCGTCGCGAGCCGGATCAGGTCAAAATCCTCTCCGGCGTCTTCGAAGGCGTTACCACCGGGACCAGTATCGGCCTGCTGATTGAGAACACCGATCAGCGTTCGCAGGATTACGGCGCGATCAAAGATCTGTTCCGTCCGGGCCACGCCGATTACACCTACGAGCAAAAGTATGGTCTGCGCGACTATCGCGGGGGCGGTCGTTCTTCTGCGCGCGAAACCGCGATGCGCGTGGCGGCCGGGGCGATTGCCAAAAAATTCCTCGCCGCGAAGTTCGGCATTGTCATTCGCGGTTGCCTGACACAGATGGGTGATATTCCGCTGGCCATCAAAGACTGGGATCAGGTTGAGCAGAATCCCTTCTTCTGCCCGGATCCAGATAAAATTGACGCTCTCGATGAACTGATGCGCGGCCTGAAAAAAGAGGGAGACTCCATTGGCGCCAAAGTTACCGTTGTCGCCGACGGCGTACCGCCAGGACTCGGCGAGCCGGTCTTTGACCGCCTTGACGCCGATATCGCCCACGCGCTGATGAGCATCAACGCTGTGAAAGGCGTGGAGATTGGCGACGGCTTTGAAGTGGTGAAGCTGCGCGGCAGCGAAAACCGCGATGAAATCACCAAAGCCGGGTTCCAGAGCAACCACGCCGGCGGCATTCTTGGCGGCATCAGCAGCGGCCAGCAGATCGTTGCCAACATCGCGCTGAAGCCTACCTCCAGCATTACCGTTCCCGGTCATACGATTAACCGCTTTGGCGAAGAAGTGGAGATGATCACCAAAGGGCGTCACGATCCGTGCGTCGGCATTCGCGCCGTACCGATCGCTGAGGCGATGCTGGCGATCGTTCTGATGGATCACTTTATGCGTCAGCGCGCGCAGAATGGCGACGTGACGACGA